Genomic DNA from Acidimicrobiales bacterium:
GCCGAAGAGAATCAGCTGGTGCAGAGCCGGGTCGAAGGCCATCGATGCCAGGTACCGGCCGGGGGGCTCCTCGATCTGCGCCGGCGAGTAGTCGGTCCAGGTCGACCCGTTCCACACCCACGTGCTGTCCGAGACCGTTCCTTGGGAGGTGAGGCCTCCGAAGAGGACGACGGTCTTGTTGTCGCTGTCGTAGACCGCGCTCGCGTCCTGGAGCGCCGGAGGCGAGGAGGAAGGGGACAGGATCGACCAAACCAGGCCGGTCGAGGTGGAGGTGGTCGCCGGTGCCGGCGTGGATGCGCCGGCGGCGAGCCGGGCGGGAACAGCCAGAAAGGGGACGGCCAGGACGGCGACGGTGGTGATCGAGGCGATCAGAACCCGCCTGCGAATCCGCTCTTCGCTGCATGGGGTCACCACTGGCACGACCTGACTGAATGTTGATGCAGGGCATCGTTGCCCCGAGCGGGCGACGGGAGTCGAACCCGCGTAACCAGCTTGGAAGGCTGGAGCTCTACCGTTGAGCTACGCCCGCGAGGTGCGAAGAGCCTAACCGTGCACGGATGGCGCCCGTCGTCGGCGTAGTGGTATTCCGGGTCGAGTCGGGCCGCACGGAGTCAGGCGCGGCTCCGGGAATGCAGGTCACGGTCTTTGGCCAGACCATATGTGATTCTACACGATCAGTGGCGAAATTTCCGCTTAGGGCGTTAACAACGTGGGGTACAGACGCGATTTATATCCGTCGATGGGGCAAACATCCCATAAGGAGAAATGTTGCTCACCAAAGTTCTTTCAGCCAAGGCAGCCACCATCGCGACAGTCGCCGCGCTTGGGGTAGGCACTGCCGCGGCGGCCGCAACCGGCGCCTTGCCGAACCAGGCCTCATCGACGGGCAAGGCCCACTCGGCGATCGGTCTCTCAGCCGACTCGTCGGCCGACACCACCTCCACCACCTCCACGACCTCGACCACCTCGACGACCTCCACGAGCGTTCCCTCGACGGTCAACAACAACACGCTGACGATCGGGTCGATCCCGAGCACGGGCCCGGCGAACAGCCACGCCCTATTCGGTTTGTGCACCGCGTTCCTCGCCCATCATTCGTCTGCGACCGCGACGTCGCCCGCGGACAACTCGACGGCCTTCAAGGCGCTGATCGCCGAGACCGGCGGGTCTGTATCGGCCACGTTCGGCTGGTGCACCAGCCACCTGTCCGCGCTGAAGGCCGCCAACGCGACCTCGGACTCGAGTGACGCCACGAGCCAAACCAGCACCGAGTCCTCCGACAACAACACCGGTGACACAGACAGCCCGGACACCGGCACGGCCCCGGCGACAAGCGCGGGCTCGTCCGGCCATGGTTCGGCGAGCCCACAGGGTGGCAGCTCGCATGGCGGGCACTGAGAAGAACGGCGGGCTGATCACAGCTCGGTAGATGACGGCCAAGTGCCGGCCTTTGGTGGTGGGGCCGGCACCCAGTCCTAAAAGGCGCCCACGACGTCAGGAGGATGAGTCGGGGAGGGTTTGTGAGTCGGGGAGGGTGTCGACTCTCATCACATGAGTCGGGGAGGGGGGATTCGAACCCCCGGCCTCCTGCTCCCAAAGCAGGTGCGCTAACCGCTGCGCTACTCCCCGTCTGATGAGCAGGGTTCCGCGTTCAGCCTAATCAGCGGATGTCGCTGCCAGGGCGGAAGCGGATCTCTGTCCCCGGCGTACAACGGCTCGGTTTGGGCAGTGGATCAGAACTTCGGGAGTGGATTCGTGCCATGGCGTGCTCGAATCCACACCCAAACGCGGATTTCACGCCCAGACGCAGCCGCCCGGCTCCAATCCCCACGCGCTGGACCACCCCGCCATCCCGCCACCGCACGGCGGCACCCGCCCCCCGGGCCGCCGGCCGCTGGCGCACGACGACACACACACCCGCACACCCGCCCGCCGGCCGGCGAAAGCCCTCCAACCCGCATCCACACCGGTCGCCCCTAGACTTCCAGCCCTATATGAAAGCCGTGGTCGAGCCCCTCGAGGGCAACAAGGTGAAGTTGTCCGTCGAGGTCGACGAGGCGGAGTTCGAAAAGGCGATCGACGCGGCGTTCCGAAAGATCGCTCGGGAGGTGCGCATCCCCGGCTTCCGGCCCGGCAAGGCCCCCCGCCGGATCCTGGAAGCCCGCCTCGGCAAGGAGAGCGGCCGGGCGGAGGCACTACGTGAGGCCCTGCCCGACTACTACACCCGCGCCATCCGGGAAAACGAAGTAGACGCGATAGCGCCGCCTGAGATCGACATCACCTCCGGCGAGAAGGAGGGCCCCATCGCCTTCGACGCCGTCGTCGAGATACGCCCCCGGCTGCACCTCGCCGGCTACCAGGGCCTTCGCGTGGAGGTCCCGAGCCCGGAGGTGACGGAAGAGGAGATCCAGGCCCAGATCGATCGCCTGCGCTCCAACTTCGGCGAGCTGCGTGAAGTCAGCCGCCCGGCGAGGGACGGCGACCACCTGACGATCGACCTCAAGGGTTCCCGCAACGGCGAGGACGTGTCCGGCCTTACCACCGACGACTTCCTTTACGAGCTCGGCAGCAAGACGGTCCTGCCGGAGCTCGACGACCAGCTTCAAGGCGCGAGGGTCGGCGACATATTCGAGTTCAACGCCGAGCTGCCCGACGGGACGGTTCACTTCAAGGTCCTGGTCAAGGACGTCAAGGAGAAGGTCCTCCCCGAAGTGACCGACGAATGGGCGAGCGAAGCGTCCGAGTTCGACACCGTCGAGGAGCTGCGGGCGGACATCACCAAGCGGATCAGCCTTGTGAAAAAGGTCCAGTCCACCCTGGCGCTTCGGAACTCGGCCGTCGAAGCTCTGGTCGAGCTGGTCGACATTGACGCGCCGGCGCCTCTCGTGGACGCAGAGGTCCAAAGGCGGGTCCACGACCTGGAGCACCGGCTCCAGTCGCAGAACCTCGGGGTCGCCGAGTACCTCCAGGCGACCGGCCAGACGCCTGAGCAGGTGGTCGAGTCGATGCGCGAGGGGGCGGCCGGGGCGGTGAAGGCCGACCTGGCGCTCCGAGCGATCGCCGACCAGGAGCAGATAGAGCCCACCGACCAGGACCTCCAGGCCGAAATCGACCGGTTGGCAGAGGTTTACGGTGTGAAGCCAGCGGAGCTTCGCCGAAACCTCGACCGCGCGGAGCAGATGCCCGCGGTACGCT
This window encodes:
- the tig gene encoding trigger factor; the encoded protein is MKAVVEPLEGNKVKLSVEVDEAEFEKAIDAAFRKIAREVRIPGFRPGKAPRRILEARLGKESGRAEALREALPDYYTRAIRENEVDAIAPPEIDITSGEKEGPIAFDAVVEIRPRLHLAGYQGLRVEVPSPEVTEEEIQAQIDRLRSNFGELREVSRPARDGDHLTIDLKGSRNGEDVSGLTTDDFLYELGSKTVLPELDDQLQGARVGDIFEFNAELPDGTVHFKVLVKDVKEKVLPEVTDEWASEASEFDTVEELRADITKRISLVKKVQSTLALRNSAVEALVELVDIDAPAPLVDAEVQRRVHDLEHRLQSQNLGVAEYLQATGQTPEQVVESMREGAAGAVKADLALRAIADQEQIEPTDQDLQAEIDRLAEVYGVKPAELRRNLDRAEQMPAVRSDWKKSEALEWLLEQVEIVDPEGHPIDRALLEPADPEDDATDTKTTQAKTEQDDTTDTDRKSEDQKTDQQDTDEQESAER
- a CDS encoding kelch repeat-containing protein; this encodes MPVVTPCSEERIRRRVLIASITTVAVLAVPFLAVPARLAAGASTPAPATTSTSTGLVWSILSPSSSPPALQDASAVYDSDNKTVVLFGGLTSQGTVSDSTWVWNGSTWTDYSPAQIEEPPGRYLASMAFDPALHQLILFG